Proteins encoded in a region of the Pseudomonadota bacterium genome:
- a CDS encoding xanthine dehydrogenase family protein subunit M produces the protein MTYESPGSVDEAVKLLAAAGGNAKLLAGGTDLLVQLRMGMIKPALIIDVKNISETTVIKEESGGIRVGAAVSGAVVGEHEGMKSAWPGVVEALELIGSTQIQGRASMGGNLCNGSPAADAVPAMIAAEAVCTIAGPDGRREARVEDIVIGPGVTSLKTGEMIVDFLFPARPARSGDAYLRFIPRTEMDIAVVGVGVSLTLDGAGVCTAARVALGAVAATQLVVEDAAAALIGSTLDDAAMAKLDAAAQAACRPIDDKRGTIVYRTKVAGVLARRAAKIAQQRAEG, from the coding sequence CTGACATATGAATCTCCCGGCTCGGTGGATGAGGCAGTGAAGCTTCTGGCCGCGGCTGGCGGCAACGCCAAATTGCTGGCGGGCGGCACCGATCTGCTCGTGCAATTGCGCATGGGAATGATCAAGCCGGCACTGATAATTGATGTGAAGAACATTTCCGAAACTACTGTCATAAAAGAAGAAAGTGGCGGTATTCGAGTTGGTGCCGCGGTTTCGGGCGCTGTAGTGGGCGAGCATGAAGGCATGAAAAGCGCGTGGCCCGGTGTGGTCGAGGCGCTTGAATTGATCGGCTCCACCCAGATTCAAGGGCGCGCGTCGATGGGCGGCAATTTATGCAACGGATCGCCCGCAGCCGATGCCGTTCCCGCGATGATCGCGGCTGAAGCCGTGTGCACGATCGCCGGACCCGATGGGCGGCGTGAGGCACGGGTCGAAGATATCGTCATCGGCCCCGGCGTTACCTCTCTCAAAACCGGTGAAATGATCGTTGATTTCTTATTTCCGGCGCGGCCGGCGCGTTCGGGCGATGCCTATTTGCGCTTCATTCCGCGCACGGAGATGGATATCGCCGTGGTCGGCGTCGGAGTGAGCTTGACGCTCGACGGTGCCGGTGTCTGTACGGCGGCGCGCGTTGCGCTCGGCGCTGTCGCGGCGACTCAGCTTGTCGTCGAGGACGCCGCCGCGGCACTGATCGGCAGCACTCTCGACGATGCTGCGATGGCAAAGCTCGATGCCGCAGCACAGGCCGCATGCCGCCCTATCGATGATAAGCGCGGCACTATCGTATATCGCACCAAGGTGGCCGGGGTATTAGCACGCCGCGCCGCCAAAATTGCGCAACAGCGCGCAGAGGGCTGA
- a CDS encoding MBL fold metallo-hydrolase: protein MSATPAIQAVIVPVTPFQQNCSVLWCSETMKGAVVDPGGDLDRILAAAAERHVEIEKILVTHGHIDHSGNAAELAAQLDVPIEGPHPDDSFWIDMMTEQGEQWGVAGARPFQPTRWLDQGDSVSFGKVTLAVLHCPGHTPGHVVFHHAEAKLAIVGDVLFQGSIGRTDFPRGNHAALIHSITTRLWPLGGDTAFVPGHGQMSNFAAERQSNPFVSDAVLEASAP from the coding sequence CGCCACGCCCGCCATCCAGGCCGTCATCGTTCCCGTGACGCCGTTTCAGCAGAACTGTTCGGTCCTCTGGTGCTCCGAGACGATGAAGGGCGCGGTAGTTGATCCCGGCGGCGATCTTGACCGGATCCTGGCTGCGGCCGCTGAACGTCATGTCGAGATCGAAAAAATCCTCGTCACCCATGGTCATATTGACCATTCCGGCAACGCTGCGGAATTGGCCGCGCAGTTGGACGTGCCGATCGAGGGACCGCATCCGGACGATTCATTTTGGATCGACATGATGACAGAGCAGGGCGAACAATGGGGTGTTGCGGGCGCCCGTCCGTTTCAACCGACACGCTGGCTCGATCAAGGCGATAGTGTTTCTTTCGGCAAAGTAACGCTCGCTGTGCTGCATTGCCCGGGCCACACCCCGGGCCATGTTGTCTTTCATCATGCGGAAGCCAAGCTCGCCATTGTCGGCGACGTGCTGTTCCAGGGCTCCATCGGACGAACGGATTTTCCGCGCGGCAATCACGCGGCGCTGATCCACTCGATCACGACGCGATTGTGGCCGCTTGGCGGCGATACTGCCTTCGTGCCCGGTCATGGCCAGATGTCCAATTTTGCCGCCGAACGCCAGAGCAACCCGTTCGTTTCCGACGCTGTTTTGGAAGCTTCCGCGCCCTGA
- a CDS encoding (2Fe-2S)-binding protein, giving the protein MAKIHVTTTINGEPTEFLCEPQQTLLDVLRDELRLTGSKEGCGTGDCGACSVTLDGRLVCSCLALGAEAEGHEIETIEGMADGDNFHPLQQKFLEGAALQCGICTPGFLIAAKSLLERNPDPSETEVRYWLAGNLCRCTGYDKIIRAVLECAADMRGNQA; this is encoded by the coding sequence ATGGCTAAAATACATGTCACAACCACGATTAACGGCGAGCCCACCGAGTTCTTGTGCGAGCCCCAGCAAACTCTTCTCGACGTGCTGCGCGATGAATTGCGCCTCACCGGTAGCAAAGAAGGCTGTGGCACGGGCGATTGCGGCGCCTGTAGTGTCACCCTTGACGGCCGGCTGGTTTGTTCTTGTTTGGCACTCGGCGCTGAAGCCGAGGGCCATGAAATCGAGACCATCGAAGGCATGGCCGACGGTGACAACTTCCATCCGCTGCAGCAGAAGTTTCTTGAAGGCGCGGCACTGCAATGCGGCATTTGCACGCCGGGCTTTTTGATTGCCGCCAAATCGCTATTGGAAAGAAACCCCGATCCCAGCGAAACCGAAGTGCGTTATTGGCTGGCCGGAAATCTTTGCCGGTGCACCGGGTATGATAAAATTATTCGCGCTGTGCTCGAATGCGCCGCCGATATGAGAGGAAATCAAGCATGA
- a CDS encoding xanthine dehydrogenase family protein molybdopterin-binding subunit: MTSVTTELKTELKWVGKSPIRPDGADKVTGRAKFGADLMLPGMLVAKVLRSPHAHANIKSIDTSKAEALPGVKAVMTAADIDPMSSDWVPAGELQLNYRDLSNNIMAGSKVLYDGHAVAAVAATSAAIADAALELIVVDYEVLPHVIDVEEAMAPDAPILHDDMFTQGVTPTPDKPSNVFKEIDIAVGDVEAGFAKADLIVERSFKTAPVHQGYLEPHAAVASFAEDGQAELWCCTQGHFSVRAYCAKLLGMDISDLRVTASEIGGGFGGKTTVYLEPVALLLSRKAGRPVRAVMTREDVFRASGPTSGAATWVKVGVTKDGKIVAGQAILKYQAGAFAGSPIQPGCMCAFAPYDIENVKVKGYDVVTNRPKVAAYRAPGAPISEHAVESVLDEISKKLGIDPLELREKNAAREGTNAAYGPKFGVIGFVDTLAAAKAHPHYSAPLGPNQGRGVASGFWFNIGGESCATLNVAEDGTIVLATGSPDIGGSRASMAIMAAETLGIDVADVRAIVADTASIGYTFLTGGSRVTFATGMAVIEASKQVTATLRERAAKIWDISVDAVVWEDGHAKPAGANAGEFEPLSLGEIAAQAGKTGGPISANVALNAEGAGPGFGTHICDVEVDRETGAVKVLRYTAVQDCGKAIHKAYVEGQIQGGAAQGIGWALNEEYIYNKDGRLDNAGFLDYRIPVASDLPMIDTVIVEVANPNHPYGVRGVGEVPIIPPMAAVANAIDSAIGVRMTVLPMSPPKILAALDNGS; this comes from the coding sequence ATGACAAGCGTAACCACGGAACTGAAAACGGAACTGAAATGGGTCGGCAAAAGCCCGATCCGTCCTGACGGTGCCGACAAGGTAACCGGACGCGCCAAGTTCGGCGCCGATCTCATGCTCCCGGGTATGCTGGTTGCTAAGGTTTTGCGCAGCCCGCACGCGCACGCGAACATCAAGTCCATCGATACATCTAAAGCCGAAGCACTGCCCGGCGTCAAAGCGGTGATGACCGCCGCCGATATCGATCCCATGTCCTCAGACTGGGTGCCTGCGGGAGAGCTGCAGCTGAATTATCGCGATCTTTCGAACAACATCATGGCGGGCAGCAAAGTGCTCTATGACGGTCATGCCGTCGCGGCAGTGGCCGCAACAAGCGCCGCCATTGCCGACGCCGCGCTAGAACTGATCGTGGTTGATTATGAGGTGCTGCCTCACGTCATTGATGTGGAAGAGGCGATGGCGCCGGACGCACCGATCTTGCATGACGACATGTTCACGCAAGGTGTGACGCCGACGCCGGACAAGCCTTCCAATGTTTTCAAAGAGATCGATATCGCCGTCGGCGACGTGGAGGCGGGCTTTGCCAAAGCCGATCTCATCGTTGAGCGCAGCTTCAAGACGGCGCCGGTGCACCAGGGATATCTCGAGCCGCACGCGGCTGTTGCCAGTTTCGCTGAAGACGGCCAGGCCGAACTTTGGTGCTGCACCCAGGGCCATTTCTCAGTGCGTGCCTATTGCGCCAAATTGCTCGGCATGGACATTTCAGATCTGCGCGTTACCGCATCTGAAATCGGCGGTGGGTTTGGCGGCAAGACGACGGTCTATTTGGAACCCGTAGCGCTGCTGCTGTCCCGCAAGGCGGGCCGTCCAGTCCGCGCCGTGATGACTCGCGAGGATGTGTTCCGCGCATCCGGCCCCACTTCGGGCGCGGCGACCTGGGTCAAGGTCGGCGTGACCAAAGACGGCAAGATAGTTGCCGGCCAGGCGATCCTCAAATATCAGGCCGGCGCCTTCGCCGGCTCGCCCATTCAGCCCGGTTGCATGTGTGCGTTTGCGCCGTATGACATCGAGAATGTTAAAGTGAAGGGCTATGACGTCGTGACAAACCGGCCCAAAGTGGCCGCCTACCGTGCTCCCGGCGCGCCGATATCCGAACATGCGGTAGAGTCCGTGCTGGACGAGATTTCTAAGAAACTCGGCATTGATCCGCTGGAACTGCGCGAGAAAAATGCCGCCAGAGAGGGCACCAACGCGGCCTATGGCCCGAAGTTCGGCGTCATCGGCTTTGTTGATACTTTAGCGGCGGCCAAGGCTCACCCGCACTATTCAGCGCCACTCGGCCCGAATCAGGGCAGGGGCGTCGCGTCGGGCTTCTGGTTCAACATTGGTGGCGAGAGTTGCGCCACCCTCAATGTCGCCGAAGACGGAACAATAGTGCTCGCCACGGGCAGCCCCGATATTGGCGGCTCGCGTGCCTCGATGGCCATCATGGCGGCGGAAACTCTCGGCATCGACGTGGCCGATGTGCGGGCTATCGTCGCCGATACGGCTTCTATCGGTTACACATTCCTCACCGGCGGCAGCCGTGTCACTTTCGCCACCGGCATGGCAGTGATCGAAGCTTCCAAACAGGTCACTGCGACTTTGCGTGAACGCGCCGCCAAGATCTGGGATATCAGCGTTGACGCGGTCGTCTGGGAAGACGGCCATGCCAAACCCGCCGGCGCCAATGCGGGTGAGTTCGAGCCGCTGTCGTTGGGTGAGATCGCTGCGCAGGCCGGTAAGACAGGCGGCCCGATTTCCGCCAATGTGGCGCTTAATGCTGAGGGTGCGGGGCCCGGTTTCGGCACCCATATTTGCGATGTTGAGGTGGACCGTGAGACCGGCGCCGTCAAGGTGCTGCGCTATACGGCCGTGCAGGATTGCGGCAAGGCGATCCACAAGGCCTATGTGGAAGGCCAGATTCAAGGCGGCGCGGCGCAGGGCATCGGCTGGGCGCTGAACGAGGAATATATTTATAACAAGGATGGCCGGCTCGATAACGCAGGTTTCCTCGACTATCGTATTCCCGTCGCCTCGGACCTGCCGATGATCGACACGGTGATCGTCGAAGTAGCCAATCCCAATCATCCCTACGGTGTGCGCGGTGTGGGCGAAGTGCCCATCATTCCGCCCA